From Aspergillus fumigatus Af293 chromosome 3, whole genome shotgun sequence, a single genomic window includes:
- a CDS encoding glycoside hydrolase family 76 protein — MRMLSLRQLCGATTLLLSGQVALADLGIQADNVDSLKSAAKTVAAPMMDFYDKNQTEGIPGKLTGTWYVAGAMFMTLIQYWQSSGDDTYNSIVSHDLMFQSGENYDFFSGNYSQWLGNDDQMFWGLASITASETGFPEISGKPTWTSLARVVFNMQVARWDKVACDGGMRWQIWPYQAGYTMKNAISNGGLFELSARLARFTKNETYAEWANKIWDWSASTPLLQTDRWYIADSTSNEANCKDAGNTQWSYNYGTYLSGASFMYNYTNGEDKWLKRVNGLLDSLIGTFCPKDKGGNVLSEVACEPIMTCDRNQIGFKGYTAMWLAHTAILVPSTAARIFPVLQGSALALSKQCSKAPDNTCGVRWWQPTWDGFTPGLETQMAALAGITANLMYYKSSAPKTIQSNPDGKEHQIDTHEDEAPDALAPINTGDRAGAWILTVIIVVAVGGSVGWLIKT, encoded by the exons ATGCGCATGCTGAGTTTGCGCCAACTCTGCGGGGCCACCACTCTGCTCCTCTCGGGGCAGGTGGCCCTAGCAGACCTCGGGATCCAGGCCGATAATGTTG ATTCACTCAAGTCGGCGGCCAAGACCGTCGCTGCTCCCATGATGGATTTCTATGATAAGAACCAGACCGAGGGCATTCCAGGCAAGCTGACCGGCACCTGGTATGTGGCCGGCGCCATGTTCATGACCCTCATCCAGTACTGGCAGTCTTCGGGCGACGACACTTACAATTCTATTGTGTCACATGACCTGATGTTTCAGTCCGGTGAGAATTATGACTTCTTCTCCGGCAATTACAGCCAATGGCTG GGTAACGATGATCAGATGTTCTGGGGTCTCGCCTCCATCACGGCTTCGGAGACGGGATTCCCGGAAATCTCAGGCAAACCCACCTGGACCTCTCTAGCTCGCGTCGTCTTCAACATGCAAGTGGCCCGGTGGGATAAGGTGGCCTGCGATGGCGGCATGCGATGGCAGATCTGGCCCTACCAGGCTGGCTACACTATGAAAAATGCCATTTCCAATGGCGGCCTCTTTGAACTGTCGGCCCGACTCGCGCGCTTTACCAAGAATGAGACCTATGCAGAATGGGCGAACAAGATCTGGGACTGGTCGGCCAGCAcgccgctgctgcagacAGATCGATGGTACATTGCTGATTCCACCTCCAATGAAGCCAACTGCAAGGATGCCGGAAACACTCAGTGGTCATATAACTATGGCACCTACCTGTCGGGGGCCTCATTCATGTATAACTAC ACCAATGGTGAGGACAAGTGGCTGAAAAGAGTCAACGGCCTGCTGGACTCCCTGATCGGCACCTTCTGCCCCAAGGACAAGGGCGGCAACGTCTTGTCTGAGGTTGCCTGTGAACCAATCATGACCTGCGATCGCAATCAAATTGGTTTTAAAGGATACACGGCCATGTGGCTGGCTCATACCGCTATCCTGGTCCCATCGACCGCGGCCCGGATCTTCCCCGTCCTGCAGGGATCCGCCCTCGCCCTCTCGAAGCAGTGCTCCAAGGCACCCGACAATACCTGCGGCGTCCGCTGGTGGCAGCCCACCTGGGACGGCTTCACTCCTGGTCTGGAAACCCAGATGGCGGCGCTAGCGGGCATCACAGCCAATCTGATGTACTACAAGTCGAGCGCCCCGAAGACCATTCAGTCGAACCCGGACGGCAAGGAGCATCAGATTGACAcccatgaggatgaggcgcCAGATGCACTCGCCCCCATCAACACAGGCGATCGCGCAGGGGCCTGGATCCTCACTGTGATCATCGTGGTTGCCGTCGGAGGATCCGTTGGGTGGTTGATTAAGACTTGA
- a CDS encoding putative quinol monooxygenase — protein MVYTIVVHLRAKPDPECISKLHAKLLEASAVYSKDKETLSWFVMQSVHDKQDFCIVERYLNEGSQKYHLENPYWKTFDPYVIPLLEKPMDLRRFEELVPEGDKQETD, from the exons ATGGTGTATACTATCGTCGTCC ATCTCCGCGCAAAGCCGGACCCCGAGTGCATCTCGAAGCTTCATGCAAAACTCCTCGAGGCCTCAGCCGTCTActccaaggacaaggagaccCTGTCCTGGTTCGTGATGCAGTCGGTCCATGACAAGCAGGACTTTTGCATTGTGGAGCGTTATTTGAACGAGGGCTCCCAGAAGTACCACCTGGAGAACCCCTACTGGAAGACCTTTGATCCCTATGTCATCCCGTTGTTGGAGAAGCCCATGGATTTGAGACGGTTCGAGGAGTTGGTTCCGGAGGGAGACAAGCAGGAGACAGACTGA
- a CDS encoding RibD family protein, whose protein sequence is MSNHRSSDALTFPDSSRAFLEPHLPPNSKNFQSPDSGLPFTTLTFATSLDSALALSPGAKTALSGPQSKAMTHYLRSRHDAILIGVGTAVADDPGLNCRIAGVGGYGGQGLEGQPRPIVIDPSARWDFTENSKILTLAREGRGRAPFILTGTQSIPAEKKALLERHGGKFISLDVVTSETEERRMDWTTLLKALSKEGLKSVMIEGGATIINSLLEPSYQNLIDSVIVTIAPTWLGQGGVVVSPTRRFNEQGVAIPASRLTDVKWYPFGEDVVLCGRIMS, encoded by the coding sequence ATGTCGAATCATCGATCCAGCGATGCTCTTACATTCCCCGATTCAAGTAGGGCATTCCTGGAGCCCCATCTCCCGCCAAACAGTAAAAATTTCCAATCGCCAGATTCTGGTCTCCCCTTCACCACACTCACCTTTGCTACTTCACTCGACTCTGCTCTGGCCCTGTCACCAGGCGCAAAAACTGCACTTTCAGGGCCCCAATCAAAAGCGATGACCCACTATCTCCGGTCGCGTCATGATGCTATCCTCATCGGGGTTGGCACTGCGGTGGCAGATGACCCTGGCTTGAACTGCCGCATCGCCGGGGTTGGTGGCTACGGGGGTCAAGGTCTGGAAGGACAACCCCGACCGATCGTCATAGACCCCAGCGCCCGTTGGGACTTCACCGAGAACTCCAAGATTCTAACGCTGGCCCGGGAAGGTCGGGGTCGAGCACCGTTTATCCTCACCGGGACGCAGTCCATTCCGGCAGAGAAGAAAGCTCTGCTGGAGAGACACGGCGGCAAGTTCATCTCTCTCGACGTGGTGACCTCTGAAACAGAGGAGCGTCGCATGGACTGGACCACGCTGCTTAAGGCCCTCAGCAAGGAAGGATTGAAGAGTGTCATGATTGAGGGAGGGGCGACCATCATCAACTCTCTTCTGGAGCCTTCCTACCAGAATCTCATCGACTCGGTCATTGTCACGATCGCTCCAACCTGGCTCGGACAAGGAGGAGTGGTCGTTTCGCCTACGCGACGATTCAACGAGCAAGGCGTGGCCATTCCTGCATCGCGATTGACCGACGTGAAATGGTATCCGTTCGGAGAGGACGTTGTACTTTGCGGGAGGATCATGTCCTGA
- a CDS encoding phosphoketolase family protein, translating to MTSKGEIESLSAYGVARSTIQGTPLSQDELRKMDAYFRASMYLCLGLLYLRENPLLKEPLKVEHLKARLLGHWGSDAGQSFTWIHMNRLIKKYDLDVLFISGPGHGAPGILSQSYLEGVYTEVYPDKTQNEKGMQRFFKQFSFPGGIGSHATPETPGSIHEGGELGYSISHAFGTVFDHPNLITLTIVGDGEAETGPLATSWHSNKFLNPITDGAVLPVLHLNGYKINNPTILARISHEELEMLLRGYGWAPYFVEGSDRESMHQAMAATLEHCVLEIKKIQKQARESNKAFRPLWPMIVLRSPKGWSAPREIDGKYLEGFWRAHQIPITDVQSKPEHLKALENWMKAYKPEEVFDKNGTLIPELKELAPTGSSRMSANPVGNGGLLRRPLDLPDFRQYALTDIEPGVTIRPSMTNMSKYLRDVVARNMTTFRVVGPDETESNKLAEIYKAGKKVWMAEYFKEDEDGGNLDMHGRVMEILSEHTCEGWLEGYVLSGRHGMLNSYEPFIHVIDSMVNQHCKWLEKCLTVEWRAKVSSLNILLTATVWRQDHNGFTHQDPGFLDVVANKSPEIVRIYLPPDGNTLLSTMDHCFRSVNYVNVVVADKQEHVQFLNMEEAIEHCTKGVGIWDWASNDQGSEPDVVMVSCGDVSTHEALAATALLREHLPKLKIRFVNVVDLFRLISDTNHPHGMPDRQWGAIFTTDKPIIFNFHSYPWLVHRLTYKRPGQHNLHVRGYKEKGNIDTPFELAVRNQTDRYSLAIDAIDRIPSLGNTASGVREHLINLQLAAKNKAFDDGIDPDYIRNWTWNYPRKKC from the coding sequence ATGACGTCAAAAGGTGAAATCGAGAGTCTCTCCGCGTATGGAGTCGCTCGGTCCACCATCCAAGGGACCCCGCTGAGCCAGGACGAGCTCCGCAAGATGGATGCGTATTTCCGTGCGAGCATGTATCTTTGTCTTGGCCTGCTATATCTGCGAGAAAATCCTCTTTTAAAAGAGCCTCTCAAGGTGGAACATCTCAAGGCCCGGTTACTGGGCCACTGGGGTTCCGACGCTGGCCAATCCTTCACATGGATCCACATGAACCGCTTGATCAAGAAATATGACTTGGATGTATTGTTCATCTCTGGCCCCGGACATGGTGCTCCTGGCATTCTCTCGCAGTCATACCTCGAGGGGGTATACACCGAAGTCTATCCGGACAAGACGCAAAATGAAAAGGGCATGCAGCGGTTCTTCAAGCAGTTCTCCTTCCCCGGCGGGATCGGTAGCCATGCAACTCCAGAGACCCCCGGAAGTATCCACGAGGGAGGCGAGCTGGGGTACTCAATCTCCCATGCCTTCGGGACCGTCTTTGATCACCCGAATCTTATCACGTTGACCATAGTGGGTGATGGAGAGGCTGAAACCGGCCCTCTGGCCACCAGTTGGCACAGTAACAAGTTCCTCAACCCAATCACCGACGGCGCAGTTCTTCCGGTACTCCATCTCAATGGTTACAAGATCAACAACCCCACTATCCTGGCCCGCATAAGCCACGAGGAGTTGGAAATGCTCCTCAGGGGGTACGGGTGGGCCCCATACTTTGTCGAAGGAAGCGACCGTGAGAGCATGCACCAGGCCATGGCGGCCACCCTGGAGCATTGCGTGTTGGAGATCAAGAAAATCCAAAAACAAGCACGCGAGTCTAACAAAGCCTTTCGCCCTCTCTGGCCTATGATCGTCCTTCGGTCGCCCAAGGGATGGTCGGCGCCCAGGGAAATTGACGGCAAGTACCTCGAGGGCTTTTGGCGGGCCCACCAGATCCCTATCACCGATGTGCAGAGCAAGCCGGAACACTTGAAGGCGTTGGAAAACTGGATGAAGGCATACAAACCAGAGGAGGTCTTCGACAAAAACGGTACACTGATCCCCGAACTGAAGGAACTGGCTCCGACAGGCAGCTCCCGCATGAGCGCCAATCCCGTCGGCAACGGTGGTCTCCTGCGACGACCGTTGGATCTGCCTGATTTCCGCCAGTACGCCCTGACCGATATCGAGCCAGGCGTCACCATCCGTCCCAGCATGACCAATATGTCGAAGTATCTGCGTGACGTGGTGGCCCGGAACATGACCACCTTCCGCGTCGTTGGACCCGATGAGACCGAGTCCAATAAACTCGCCGAAATCTACAAGGCGGGTAAGAAGGTCTGGATGGCTGAATACTTcaaagaagacgaggacggtGGCAACCTGGACATGCACGGCCGTGTGATGGAGATTCTCAGCGAGCACACCTGCGAAGGATGGCTAGAGGGCTACGTCCTGTCTGGTCGACATGGGATGCTAAACAGCTACGAGCCCTTCATTCATGTGATCGACTCGATGGTCAACCAGCATTGCAAGTGGCTTGAAAAGTGTCTCACGGTTGAATGGCGTGCCAAGGTTTCCTCACTCAACATTCTCCTGACCGCGACCGTGTGGCGTCAGGATCACAATGGATTCACGCACCAGGACCCTGGATTCCTCGATGTAGTCGCGAACAAGAGCCCCGAGATCGTGAGAATCTACCTCCCTCCCGACGGTAACACCCTCCTGTCGACCATGGACCACTGCTTCCGCAGCGTCAACTATGTTAATGTCGTCGTGGCCGACAAGCAGGAGCACGTGCAGTTCCTCAACATGGAGGAGGCGATCGAACACTGCACCAAGGGAGTCGGCATCTGGGACTGGGCTAGCAACGATCAGGGCTCTGAGCCCGATGTGGTCATGGTATCGTGCGGCGATGTCTCTACGCACGAAGCGCTAGCCGCGACGGCTCTGCTGCGCGAGCACCTACCCAAGCTCAAGATCCGTTTTGTCAACGTGGTTGACCTGTTCCGCCTTATCTCCGACACCAATCATCCGCACGGTATGCCGGACCGCCAATGGGGGgccatcttcaccaccgacaaacccatcatcttcaacttccaCTCGTACCCCTGGCTCGTCCACCGTCTCACCTACAAGCGGCCGGGTCAGCACAACCTCCACGTGCGGGGCTACAAGGAAAAGGGCAACATCGATACGCCATTTGAGCTGGCTGTACGGAATCAGACCGACCGGTACAGCTTGGCGATCGACGCCATCGACCGTATTCCATCCCTGGGCAATACCGCGTCGGGCGTGCGGGAGCATCTGATCAATCTCCAGCTGGCCGCAAAGAACAAGGCATTTGACGACGGCATCGACCCGGATTATATTCGCAACTGGACCTGGAATTACCCACGAAAGAAGTGTTAA
- the lacE gene encoding glycoside hydrolase family 35 protein: protein MKSLLKRLIALAAAYSVAAAPSFSHHSSQDAANKRELLQDLVTWDQHSLFVRGERLMIFSGEFHPFRLPVPGLWFDVFQKIKSLGFNAVSFYTDWGLMEGNPGHVVTDGIWSLDEFFTAAREAGLYLIARPGPYINAETSAGGIPGWVLRRKGIIRSNSEDYLRATDTYMATLGKIIAKAQITNGGPVILVQPENEYTTWPNVSESEFPTTMNQEVMAYAEKQLRDAGVVVPTVVNDNKNLGYFAPGTGLGETDLYGIDAYPMRYDCGNPYVWPTYRFPRDWQHEHRNHSPTTPFAIMEFQGGSGDGWGGVTEDGCAILVNNEAVRVVYKNNYGFGVRVFNIYMTYGGTNWGNLGYYGGYTSYDYGAAITEDRQIWREKYSEEKLQANFLKVSPAYLTSTPGNGVNGSYTGNKDITVTPLFGNGTTTNLYLVRHADFTSTGSAQYNLSISTSVGNVTIPQLGGSLSLNGRDSKFHITDYDVGGFNLIYSSAEVFTWAKGDNKKRVLVLYGGAGELHEFALPKHLPRPTVVEGSYVKIAKQGSAWVVQWEVAAQRRVLRAGKLEIHLLWRNDAYQHWVLELPAKQPIANYSSPSKETVIVKGGYLLRSAWITDNDLHLTGDVNVTTPLEVISAPKRFDGIVFNGQSLKSTRSKIGNLAATVHYQPPAISLPDLKRLDWKYIDSLPEISTEYNDEGWTPLTNTYTNNTREFTGPTCLYADDYGYHGGSLIYRGHFTANGDESWVFLNTSGGVGFANSVWLNQTFLGSWTGSGRNMTYPRNISLPHELSPGEPYVFTVVIDHMGQDEEAPGTDAIKFPRGILDYALSGHELSDLRWKMTGNLGGEQYQDLTRGPLNEGAMYAERQGYHLPSPPTSSWKSSNPIKEGLTGAGIGFYATSFSLDLPEGYDIPLSFRFNNSASAARSGTSYRCQLFVNGYQFGKYVNDLGPQTKFPVPEGILNYNGVNYVAVSLWALESQGALIGGLDLVASTPILSGYRKPAPAPQPGWKPRRGAY, encoded by the exons ATGAAGTCCCTTTTAAAGAGATTGATTGCACTGGCCGCCGCTTATTCGGTAGCAGCTGCACCATCCTTTAGCCACCATTCATCTCAAGATGCTGCGAATAAGagagagcttcttcaagacttAGTGACGTGGGACCAACACTCCCTGTTTGTCCGGGGCGAGCGGCTCATGATCTTCTCTGGAGAGTTTCACCCTTTTCGACTGCCAGTTCCTGGACTCTGGTTTGATGTCTTCCAGAAGATTAAGAGTCTGGGATTCAATGCTGTCTCCTTCTATACTGACTGGGGTCTCATGGAGGGTAATCCTGGCCACGTTGTGACTGACGGTATCTGGAGCCTTGACGAGTTTTTCACTGCTGCACGTGAAGCCGGTCTCTACCTGATCGCTCGGCCAGGGCCATATATCAATGCGGAAACCTCGGCTGGTGGTATACCCGGATGGGTTCTCCGTCGAAAGGGCATCATCCGCTCAAACAGTGAGGATTACCTCCGTGCGACAGATACGTACATGGCCACTCTAGGGAAGATAATTGCCAAAGCGCAAATTACCAATGGAGGGCCGGTGATCTTGGTTCAGCCAGAAAATGAGTACACGACTTGGCCCAACGTCTCAGAGTCCGAGTTTCCGACGACCATGAATCAGGAAGTCATGGCCTATGCCGAGAAGCAGCTTCGAGACGCTGGAGTAGTTGTTCCAACCGTTGTAAATGACAATAAGAACCTGGGATACTTTGCCCCTGGGACTGGACTGGGCGAGACGGATCTCTACGGGATTGACGCCTATCCTATGAGATATGACT GTGGTAACCCCTATGTATGGCCAACATATCGATTCCCGCGAGATTGGCAGCATGAACACCGCAACCATAGCCCTACAACGCCATTTGCTATTATGGAGTTCCAAGGGGGTTCAGGGGATGGGTG GGGAGGAGTCACAGAAGACGGATGTGCCATTCTTGTCAACAATGAAGCTGTGCGAGTGGTGTACAAGAACAATTACGGATTTGGCGTCAGAGTGTTCAACATCTACATG ACGTACGGAGGCACCAATTGGGGCAATCTCGGCTACTATGGAGGATACACCTCGTATGACTACGGGGCTGCCATTACCGAGGATCGTCAGATCTGGCGAGAAAAGTATAGCGAAGAGAAGCTACAGGCAAACTTTCTGAAAGTGTCTCCGGCGTACCTCACCTCAACGCCTGGAAACGGGGTCAATGGATCATACACAGGAAACAAGGATATAACGGTCACTCCGTTGTTTGGCAATGGAACGACCACCAATCTCTATCTAGTCCGGCATGCCGACTTTACTTCGACTGGAAGTGCCCAATACAATCTCAGCATTTCCACGAGCGTCGGAAATGTGACGATCCCTCAACTAGGAGGCAGTCTCTCCTTGAACGGCCGAGACTCCAAATTCCACATCACGGACTATGATGTGGGTGGATTCAATCTCATCTACTCTTCTGCAGAAGTCTTCACTTGGGCGAAGGGAGACAACAAGAAGCGCGTTCTCGTGCTATATGGAGGAGCAGGGGAACTACATGAGTTCGCGCTGCCCAAACATCTTCCGCGGCCAACCGTTGTTGAGGGGTCCTACGTCAAGATTGCCAAACAGGGAAGTGCCTGGGTCGTACAGTGGGAGGTAGCTGCTCAAAGACGGGTTTTACGTGCAGGAAAGCTTGAGATCCACCTCCTCTGGCGTAACGACGCCTACCAGCACTGGGTCTTGGAACTACCAGCAAAACAACCCATTGCTAACTATAGCTCGCCATCCAAAGAGACGGTGATTGTGAAGGGAGGATATTTGCTTCGAAGCGCGTGGATTACTGACAATGACCTGCATTTGACTGGTGATGTGAACGTAACAACTCCCTTGGAGGTGATTTCAGCGCCGAAGCGATTTGATGGGATTGTCTTCAACGGCCAGTCCTTGAAATCAACACGATCTAAGATTGGCAATCTCGCTGCAACAGTTCACTATCAACCACCAGCTATCTCTCTGCCAGATCTAAAGCGTCTTGACTGGAAATACATCGATTCTCTCCCAGAGATCTCCACGGAATATAACGACGAGGGCTGGACACCACTGACGAACACATACACCAATAACACCAGAGAGTTCACTGGCCCTACATGTCTGTACGCCGATGACTACGGCTATCACGGGGGCTCACTGATCTACCGGGGCCACTTCACGGCCAACGGAGACGAGTCATGGGTTTTCCTCAACACCTCTGGCGGTGTAGGCTTCGCCAATTCGGTATGGCTAAACCAAACATTCCTGGGTTCATGGACAGGCAGTGGAAGAAACATGACCTATCCCCGAAACATCTCGCTTCCCCACGAGCTGTCTCCTGGGGAACCGTACGTTTTCACCGTGGTGATCGACCACATGGGCCAGGACGAAGAGGCACCGGGGACAGACGCAATCAAGTTTCCTCGAGGAATTCTCGACTACGCGCTCTCGGGCCATGAGCTGTCCGATCTCCGATGGAAGATGACTGGCAACCTCGGCGGCGAGCAGTACCAGGATTTGACGCGAGGTCCGCTCAACGAGGGAGCCATGTATGCCGAGCGGCAGGGATATCATCTTCCAAGTCCGCCTACTTCCAGCTGGAAGTCATCCAACCCGATTAAGGAAGGGCTCACTGGCGCTGGTATTGGATTCTATGCTACTTCGTTCTCCTTGGATCTACCCGAGGGATACGATATCCCATTGAGCTTTCGGTTCAACAACTCGGCATCAGCAGCGAGGTCAGGGACGAGCTATCGCTGTCAGCTGTTTGTTAATGGATACCAGTTTGGAAAATACG TCAATGATCTCGGCCCACAAACCAAATTCCCCGTCCCGGAGGGTATTCTCAACTACAACGGGGTCAACTATGTCGCCGTATCGCTTTGGGCGCTCGAGTCTCAAGGGGCTTTGATCGGTGGTCTGGACCTTGTTGCTTCTACTCCTATCCTGTCTGGATACCGCAAGCCGGCTCCGGCCCCTCAGCCTGGGTGGAAGCCTCGGCGGGGCGCCTACTGA